The Siansivirga zeaxanthinifaciens CC-SAMT-1 region ATCTTTAACAAATACATAAGCATTGTTTCTTACCGATAATTGAGCAAATGAGATACCATTAATTAACAGAACTAGTAGCGCTAAATTTTTGTTCATTCTAATTTGGGATAAAATTATTGTAACAAAGATATTTAAATTTTTCAACATCAAATACTTATCAATCTACTAAGATATTAAAATAAATTATAAATTTTATTCACAAGATTATAATTAATGTAATTTTATACTCTTAAAACGTCGTTTTTCTTATGAAATATTTAAATTACTTTTTAATTGTTATAGGTGCTTTTGTTGCGATGTATGCAAAATCTGGAGCCAATCAAAATCAATACATATTAATAATTGGTATTGTGTTTTTAATGTTAGGGGTTTATAGAATTTCGAGACGTATTCCTAGCAAACAAGATAATGATGATATTACTGAAGAAGATACATTAAATTAATTGTTATGAGTTTTAATATTGGTGATGCTGTATTAGTTTTAGATGAAGATATGGCTGGTGTAGTAATAAAAATAAAAAATGATGTTATTACAATTGAAACAGAAGATGGTTTTTTGTTAGATTTTAATGCTCACGAACTGCTTAAGATAAAATCTAAAAAAGCTTTAAAATCGGAGTTGTCGTCTATTTCTAATATTAATGAAGTTATAAAAGAAAAAGAGAAAAACACCAAACCCAAATCACAGCCAAGGGTAAAAGCAAAAGAGCGTTTTGAACCCACAATGGAAGTCGATTTACACATAAATCAATTAGTGAAATCTCCCAAAGGAATGAGTAATCACGATATGTTGACTTTACAGCTAGATACAGCCAGACGCCAACTCGATTATGCCATTTCTAAACGTATTCAAAAAATAGTGTTTATTCATGGAGTAGGCGAAGGGGTTTTAAAAGTTGAATTAGAATATTTATTTGGTCGCTACAACAATGTTAAATTTTACGACGCCAATTACCAAAAATATGGTTTAGGAGCTACCGAAGTTTATATCTACCAAAATGTGCCGAGCCATTAATTAAAATCAGGTGTTTTTGTAACCGATTTATAAGAATTTGGAATGGCACTACTTTCTAAAACGCCAAAATTAAGGAAGTCTAAAGAAATTATTGTTAAATCAAATTGAGATACCGTTAACAATACTTGAAACTCCTGTGTGTAAGTATTGGCTCTGTATTTAGTTGCTTTCGGTCCGTTAACATTAGCCGCCTCAGGGTTTAAGTAATCTGGTCCTATTTCGCTATTTGAAATATCATTCGTTGGATTTTGGTCTTGTGATTCGTTTTCTTCATCACGTGTATCAATACCATCACCATCATCATCGGTGTCTAAATAATCTGGTATACCGTCTCCATTGGTATCTTGTGCATCATCTAAAACACCATCTCCGTTGGGGTCTGGTTTTTCATTAATTGTAAGTACATTATCGCCATCGTCATCCTGATCTAAGTAGTTAGGAATACCATCGCCATCGGTATCATCATCCTCTAAATTACCATTACCATTAATATCTTCTAAATCTGCAGGTATACCATCTTTATCGTCTTGAATTAAAGTTGTAGTAATTTTAACTACGCCACTGGTGCTAACAAGGTTTTCTTTTATTTTTATTTCAGAAGAAGGGATATCGCTGCAAAACAAACCAGAAGTTGGTAATGTTGTGTTGTTGTAAGTAATGTAATTAAAGGTATTTGTTGCACTTAAATTGTAGGTGCCTTCAAACATATTATCATCACCAACAGTTAAAATATCATCAATGGTAAGATTTGTAATTTTAACAGACAACGATTCAGATGGGTCGTTTTTTGTTTTATAAAACACTAAATCTTCGGTACCACAAATTTTAAAGGTTTCATCAAAATCGAATTCTACGGTTATAACATCGCCGTCATCACAAGATAAAGGAATTAAAAAACAAATCGAGAATAAAACAAAAAATAACTTACGCATTGGGTTTGGGTTTATAAGGCAAAAATAAACGAATTGTATTTTATAACGCATCATATTAATAATAATTTTATTCTGAGTATTTTTGTGACTTAATTTCAATAAATGCAAAGCGTATATTTCGATAATTCTGCAACAACCCCTTTACGAGAAGAGGTTGTAAATACCATGATGGATGTTTTAAAACAGCATTATGGAAATGCATCATCTTCACATAGTTTTGGAAGAACTTCTAAAGTTTTGCTTGAAAAATCAAGAAACGCTGTTGCGAAAAGTTTGAACGTTTCGGCGGGTGAAATTATATTTACTTCGGGTGGTACAGAATCGAATAATTTAATTCTGAAAAGTGCCATACAAGACATCAAAATCAATCATATTATTAGTTCTAAAATAGAACATCATGCTGTTTTAACTACCGTTGAAGCTCTGCAAGCCCAATACGGCATTAAAGTAAGTTTTGTTAATTTAGATGCTCATGGCGATGTTGATTATAATCATTTAGAGTTTTTATTAAATGAAAATTCCGATTTAAAAACATTGGTTAGTTTGATGCATGTTAATAATGAAATTGGAAATATTTTAGATTTAAAAAAAGTGTCTAGTTTATGTGCTAACTATCAGGCTTTGTTTCATACCGATGCCGTTCAATCTGTAGGACATTATAAAATAGATTTACAGGATGTAAAAATTGATTTTTTGTCGGCCTCGGCTCATAAATTTCACGGACCCAAAGGGGTTGGTTTTGCTTTTATTAGAAAAAATTCGGGTTTAAAACCATTAATTTTAGGAGGAGAGCAGGAGCGAGGCTTAAGAGCTGGAACAGAAAGTTTACATAATATTGTTGCATTAGAAACCGCATTATCAAAAGCAGAAGCGACGTTAGAACAAGAGTCTACTTATATAAAAGACTTGAAAGCTTATTTTATTAACGAAATAAAAAAACAAATTCCCGATGCAACTTTCAACGGTCAATCAGGAAATTTAAATACAAGTGCTTACACCATATTAAATGTTTGCTTACCTCTAAAAATGCCAGGCGATATGCTTTTGTTTCAATTAGATTTAAAAGGTATTGCATGTTCTCGAGGGAGTGCCTGCCAAAGCGGTAGCAACAAGCCATCTCATGTGTTAGCTGAAATTTTAAGTATAGAAGCGCTCCAAAAACCTTCAATAAGATTCTCTTTTAGTATTTTCAATACACATGCAGAGGCCGATTATGTTGTAAACGTATTGAAAGAATTTGTGTTAAATAAAAAATAGATATTTTTTTGATTTGAATCGATTTTATTGATGGCTGCTTCAGCTGCACTATAATAACTTACTTTTACACAATTGCAATTATAACTCACAAAGCAAGATAAAATTTTCAGAATGTAATTTAAATATTAGAACTTCATAGTTGTTCTAACATTAAATACTCTTGGAGTTAAAAAGTTTGGAATGGCATATTGGCGTTTAGTATATACATCTCGAACCCATGTATTGGTTATCGAGTTTTGCACATCGAACATGTTGTAAATTTCAAAACCAAAGGCTAATTCTTTAAACGGTTTTTTCCAACCCCTATCAAATTGTTTTTTACTGTCAACCAAAACAAATTGCAAGCCTAAATCGGCACGCTTGTAATCTGGTAAACGATTTTGGTAGCTGTAAGAATCGGCATAGCTAGGTGAACCTCCGGGTAAACCCGTATTATAAACTAGGTTTAAATACATTTTCAAGTTTGGCACATTAGGCACATAATCCTGAAACAATGCTGCAAATTTTAAACGTTGGTCGGTCGGTCTAGCAATAAAACCTCTGTTATCTATATTTTCTTCTGTTTTTAAATAACCAAAACTAAACCACGATTCTGTTCCAGGAACAAATTCGCCATTTAAGCGTAAATCTAAACCGTAAGCATAGGCTTTAGCATTATTATTAGCACGATATCTAATTCTTACATTTTCTAATGTGTAGGTGTTTACGTCGCTTAAATCCTTATAATAGGCTTCGGAAGTTAATTTAAAAGGTCTGTCCCACATTTTAAAACTATAATCATTTCCTAATACAAAATGAATAGATTTTTGCGCTTTTACATCGGATTGAACTTCACCTAAAGCATCACGCAATTCTCTGTAAAAAGGTGGTTGATAGTATAAACCTGCCGAAATTCTAAAAAGCATATCTTTTTCCCAGTAAGGTTTAATTGCAAACTGCGCTCGTGGACTAAATACAGTTTGAGATGTCGATTCTAAACCTTCGCCATTTACACTCCAGTTATGCACTCTCACACCAGCGTTATACCAAACATCGCTGGTTCCTAGTGTGGAGCGTTTACTCCATTGCGCATAAGCTTGTAATCTATTTATTTGAGTATTATTGGTTTTTCTAACGTTTTGAAACGGTTCAATAGGTCCGCTATATGGCGAGTAAGGCTGTTCGTTTATAGGTAATGTTTTGGGAGGTCGAATGGAAAAACCAGCCGAATCTATCACTTCCCATTCAACCAAACGGTCGCGAATATCTTCATGGGTATATTTTACGGCCCATTCGATGCGATGGTCGTCAATTTTAAAATCACCTTTATGTTCAATATTACTTATTAAGGCATCTAAATCGTTACGTCCATGGTTTAATTGACTACCAACACCTTCGCTAAATTCTACTTCACCTAAGTTTTCATCGCCAATATTAGCATTTACATCACCCAGTCGGTATTGTGCTAGAATATCAAAATATTCCTCTTCGGTTGTATGATAAGTTGAAGCAATTAATTTTAAAGTGAGATCTTCGTTAGCAAAATAAGTACCTTTAAAAGCGCCAAAATAGGTTTGATATTGATCTTTTTCTTGACCTTCGTAAAAAACCAACAAAGCGATGGGGTCACTCAAGGTACCAAAGTTAGTTTGCCTTGTTTGTGGTTGGTAATTGTATTTGTTTATAGATGCATTTCCAAGAAAACTTAATTGAAATTTATTTGAAAATTTATAAGTTAAAAATGCTTGAGC contains the following coding sequences:
- a CDS encoding Smr/MutS family protein; this translates as MSFNIGDAVLVLDEDMAGVVIKIKNDVITIETEDGFLLDFNAHELLKIKSKKALKSELSSISNINEVIKEKEKNTKPKSQPRVKAKERFEPTMEVDLHINQLVKSPKGMSNHDMLTLQLDTARRQLDYAISKRIQKIVFIHGVGEGVLKVELEYLFGRYNNVKFYDANYQKYGLGATEVYIYQNVPSH
- a CDS encoding cysteine desulfurase family protein, coding for MQSVYFDNSATTPLREEVVNTMMDVLKQHYGNASSSHSFGRTSKVLLEKSRNAVAKSLNVSAGEIIFTSGGTESNNLILKSAIQDIKINHIISSKIEHHAVLTTVEALQAQYGIKVSFVNLDAHGDVDYNHLEFLLNENSDLKTLVSLMHVNNEIGNILDLKKVSSLCANYQALFHTDAVQSVGHYKIDLQDVKIDFLSASAHKFHGPKGVGFAFIRKNSGLKPLILGGEQERGLRAGTESLHNIVALETALSKAEATLEQESTYIKDLKAYFINEIKKQIPDATFNGQSGNLNTSAYTILNVCLPLKMPGDMLLFQLDLKGIACSRGSACQSGSNKPSHVLAEILSIEALQKPSIRFSFSIFNTHAEADYVVNVLKEFVLNKK
- a CDS encoding TonB-dependent receptor; its protein translation is MKTKFIISAVFFIIIFSGFAQTATIKGVILDEFKKPIANVNIKTDNNGTASNSNGFYILSIPANQDVKVVFTHLSHKKIESTFRLENAESIEFNPVMSTTVEQIAAIVVTNTRQKEVEGIITLKPETIRKIPGANAGVENLLLTLPGVSNNNELSTQYSVRGGNYDENLVYVNEIEVYRPFLVRSGQQEGLSFVNTDLVQNVDFSAGGFQAKYGDKLSSVLDITYKTPYQFEINSNLSLLGASISAENISKDSKFTSIVGLRYRNNSLLVKAKETEINFQPVFADAQAFLTYKFSNKFQLSFLGNASINKYNYQPQTRQTNFGTLSDPIALLVFYEGQEKDQYQTYFGAFKGTYFANEDLTLKLIASTYHTTEEEYFDILAQYRLGDVNANIGDENLGEVEFSEGVGSQLNHGRNDLDALISNIEHKGDFKIDDHRIEWAVKYTHEDIRDRLVEWEVIDSAGFSIRPPKTLPINEQPYSPYSGPIEPFQNVRKTNNTQINRLQAYAQWSKRSTLGTSDVWYNAGVRVHNWSVNGEGLESTSQTVFSPRAQFAIKPYWEKDMLFRISAGLYYQPPFYRELRDALGEVQSDVKAQKSIHFVLGNDYSFKMWDRPFKLTSEAYYKDLSDVNTYTLENVRIRYRANNNAKAYAYGLDLRLNGEFVPGTESWFSFGYLKTEENIDNRGFIARPTDQRLKFAALFQDYVPNVPNLKMYLNLVYNTGLPGGSPSYADSYSYQNRLPDYKRADLGLQFVLVDSKKQFDRGWKKPFKELAFGFEIYNMFDVQNSITNTWVRDVYTKRQYAIPNFLTPRVFNVRTTMKF